From Solea solea chromosome 20, fSolSol10.1, whole genome shotgun sequence, one genomic window encodes:
- the evx1 gene encoding homeobox even-skipped homolog protein 1 — protein MESREEMVMLAEGGQLAKTGSSLSEGMVRESQQGKQSHRSCLSPGAAPYSRDRSELLLEESARRSMCADVRPVGASSAGERHRTDHPHRDGSSSDTESDFYEEIDVSCTPDSMDYPTAKGRHGDSPGHPGDTGADPGKNVQGPGSLSYSADQIRRYRTAFTREQIARLEKEFYRENYVSRPRRCELAAALNLPETTIKVWFQNRRMKDKRQRLAMTWPHPADPAFYTYMMSHAAATGNLPYPFPSHLPLPYYSHLGVGAGSAPAATPFSNPLRSLDSFRMLSHPYQRPELLCAFRHPLYPGPTHGLGPGGTPCSCLACHSSQTNGISTRPPGSDFACSPTSRTDAFVTFTPSVLSKSSPVTLDQREEVSLTR, from the exons ATGGAAAGCAGAGAGGAGATGGTGATGCTGGCGGAGGGAGGTCAGCTCGCCAAGACCGGCTCTAGTTTGTCGGAGGGCATGGTTAGAGAGTCGCAGCAGGGGAAGCAGAGTCACAGGAGCTGCCTGAGCCCCGGCGCAGCGCCCTATTCCAGGGACAGGAgcgagctgctgctggaggagagcgCACGGAGGAGTATGTGCGCCGACGTGAGGCCAGTTGGCGCGTCCTCAGCCGGCGAGAGGCACCGGACTGATCACCCCCACAGAGACGGCAGCAGCTCAGACACAGAGTCGGACTTCTACGAGGAAATTGATGTCAGCTGCACGCCTGACAGCATGGACTACCCGACTGCAAAAG GCAGACATGGAGACTCTCCTGGTCACCCGGGTGATACTGGTGCTGACCCGGGTAAAAACGTGCAGGGTCCGGGCTCTCTGTCTTACTCAGCTGACCAGATTCGCCGGTACCGGACAGCGTTCACCAGGGAGCAGATCGCACGGCTGGAGAAGGAATTTTACCGGGAGAACTACGTGTCCAGGCCGCGGAGATGTGAACTGGCGGCTGCGTTAAATCTGCCTGAAACTACCATCAAG GTGTGGTTTCAGAACCGCAGGATGAAAGACAAGCGTCAGCGTCTGGCTATGACGTGGCCTCACCCCGCCGACCCGGCCTTCTACACCTACATGATGAGCCACGCGGCGGCCACCGGGAACCTGCCCTACCCTTTCCCATCGCACCTGCCGCTACCTTACTACTCCCACCTGGGTGTCGGAGCCGGCTCAGCTCCGGCCGCCACCCCTTTCTCAAACCCGCTGCGCTCCCTGGACAGTTTCCGGATGCTGTCTCACCCATACCAGAGGCCGGAGCTCTTGTGCGCCTTCAGACATCCCCTGTACCCCGGTCCGACTCACGGCCTCGGACCCGGGGGAACCCCCTGCTCCTGCCTGGCCTGTCACTCCAGTCAAACCAACGGTATCTCAACCAGGCCGCCCGGCTCGGACTTCGCCTGCTCCCCAACAAGCAGAACTGACGCTTTTGTCACATTCACGCCTTCAGTGCTCAGCAAATCTTCACCTGTGACATTAGACCAGAGGGAAGAAGTGTCCCTAACCagataa